In Pseudophryne corroboree isolate aPseCor3 chromosome 7, aPseCor3.hap2, whole genome shotgun sequence, a single window of DNA contains:
- the LOC134943237 gene encoding gamma-crystallin-3-like isoform X3 — protein MNKIIFYEDRNFQGRSHECNSECPDLSSYFRRCNSIRVESGNWILYEHPNYRGHQYFLHRGEYPDFQQWLGYNDSIRSCRLSPQHEGSFRINIYERENFRGQMIEFTEDCPNVYERFRYNDIHSAHVHDGYWMFYEEPNYRGRQFYLKPGEYRRYTDWGATSPRIGSFKRVHHFY, from the exons atgaacaaa aTCATCTTCTACGAGGACAGGAACTTCCAGGGCCGCTCCCATGAGTGTAACTCTGAGTGCCCAGACTTGTCCTCATACTTCAGACGCTGTAACTCCATCCGTGTGGAGAGTGGAAACTGGATCCTGTATGAGCACCCCAACTACAGGGGGCACCAGTACTTCCTGCATAGAGGGGAGTACCCCGACTTCCAGCAGTGGCTGGGTTACAATGATTCCATCAGATCCTGCCGTCTGAGTCCTCAA CACGAGGGATCTTTCAGAATCAACATCTATGAGAGAGAGAACTTCCGAGGTCAGATGATAGAGTTCACAGAAGACTGTCCTAATGTCTATGAGAGGTTCCGCTACAATGATATCCACTCTGCCCATGTACATGACGGATACTGGATGTTCTATGAGGAGCCCAACTACCGGGGACGTCAGTTTTATCTGAAGCCTGGAGAGTACCGGAGATACACTGACTGGGGAGCCACCAGCCCCAGAATTGGCTCCTTCAAGCGTGTCCACCATTTCTATTAA
- the LOC134943237 gene encoding gamma-crystallin-3-like isoform X2 codes for MGKIIFYEDRNFQGRSHECNSECPDLSSYFRRCNSIRVESGNWILYEHPNYRGHQYFLHRGEYPDFQQWLGYNDSIRSCRLSPQHEGSFRINIYERENFRGQMIEFTEDCPNVYERFRYNDIHSAHVHDGYWMFYEEPNYRGRQFYLKPGEYRRYTDWGATSPRIGSFKRVHHFY; via the exons ATGGGAAAG aTCATCTTCTACGAGGACAGGAACTTCCAGGGCCGCTCCCATGAGTGTAACTCTGAGTGCCCAGACTTGTCCTCATACTTCAGACGCTGTAACTCCATCCGTGTGGAGAGTGGAAACTGGATCCTGTATGAGCACCCCAACTACAGGGGGCACCAGTACTTCCTGCATAGAGGGGAGTACCCCGACTTCCAGCAGTGGCTGGGTTACAATGATTCCATCAGATCCTGCCGTCTGAGTCCTCAA CACGAGGGATCTTTCAGAATCAACATCTATGAGAGAGAGAACTTCCGAGGTCAGATGATAGAGTTCACAGAAGACTGTCCTAATGTCTATGAGAGGTTCCGCTACAATGATATCCACTCTGCCCATGTACATGACGGATACTGGATGTTCTATGAGGAGCCCAACTACCGGGGACGTCAGTTTTATCTGAAGCCTGGAGAGTACCGGAGATACACTGACTGGGGAGCCACCAGCCCCAGAATTGGCTCCTTCAAGCGTGTCCACCATTTCTATTAA
- the LOC134943236 gene encoding gamma-crystallin-3-like, whose product MGKIIFYEDRNFQGRSYECNSECPDMSSYFRRCNSIRVESGNWILYEHPSYRGHQYFLHRGEYSDFQQWLGYNDSISSIRLSPQHQGSYRVRIYGQDDFLGQMMEVTDDCPNVYERFHHHDIPSAHVQDGTWMFYEEPDYRGRQFYLKPGEYRRYTDWGATSPRIGSFRRVHHF is encoded by the exons ATGGGAAAG ATCATCTTCTACGAGGACAGGAACTTCCAGGGCCGCTCCTATGAGTGTAACTCTGAGTGCCCAGACATGTCCTCATACTTCAGACGCTGTAACTCCATCCGTGTGGAGAGCGGAAACTGGATCCTGTATGAGCACCCCAGCTACAGGGGGCACCAGTACTTCCTGCATAGAGGGGAGTACTCCGACTTCCAGCAGTGGCTGGGTTACAATGACTCCATCAGTTCCATCCGCCTGAGCCCACAG CACCAGGGATCATACAGAGTCAGGATTTATGGTCAGGATGACTTCCTGGGTCAGATGATGGAAGTCACTGACGATTGTCCTAATGTCTATGAGAGATTCCACCACCATGATATACCCTCTGCCCATGTACAAGATGGAACCTGGATGTTCTATGAGGAGCCCGACTACCGGGGACGTCAATTTTATCTGAAGCCTGGGGAGTACCGGAGATACACCGACTGGGGAGCCACTAGCCCCAGAATTGGCTCCTTCAGACGTGTCCACCATTTTTAA
- the LOC134943237 gene encoding gamma-crystallin-3-like isoform X4 → MGKIIFYEDRNFQGRSHECNSECPDLSSYFRRCNSIRVESGNWILYEHPNYRGHQYFLHRGEYPDFQQWLGYNDSIRSCRLSPQGSFRINIYERENFRGQMIEFTEDCPNVYERFRYNDIHSAHVHDGYWMFYEEPNYRGRQFYLKPGEYRRYTDWGATSPRIGSFKRVHHFY, encoded by the exons ATGGGAAAG aTCATCTTCTACGAGGACAGGAACTTCCAGGGCCGCTCCCATGAGTGTAACTCTGAGTGCCCAGACTTGTCCTCATACTTCAGACGCTGTAACTCCATCCGTGTGGAGAGTGGAAACTGGATCCTGTATGAGCACCCCAACTACAGGGGGCACCAGTACTTCCTGCATAGAGGGGAGTACCCCGACTTCCAGCAGTGGCTGGGTTACAATGATTCCATCAGATCCTGCCGTCTGAGTCCTCAA GGATCTTTCAGAATCAACATCTATGAGAGAGAGAACTTCCGAGGTCAGATGATAGAGTTCACAGAAGACTGTCCTAATGTCTATGAGAGGTTCCGCTACAATGATATCCACTCTGCCCATGTACATGACGGATACTGGATGTTCTATGAGGAGCCCAACTACCGGGGACGTCAGTTTTATCTGAAGCCTGGAGAGTACCGGAGATACACTGACTGGGGAGCCACCAGCCCCAGAATTGGCTCCTTCAAGCGTGTCCACCATTTCTATTAA
- the LOC134943237 gene encoding gamma-crystallin 1-like isoform X1 — protein MGQVVMQIIFYEDRNFQGRSHECNSECPDLSSYFRRCNSIRVESGNWILYEHPNYRGHQYFLHRGEYPDFQQWLGYNDSIRSCRLSPQHEGSFRINIYERENFRGQMIEFTEDCPNVYERFRYNDIHSAHVHDGYWMFYEEPNYRGRQFYLKPGEYRRYTDWGATSPRIGSFKRVHHFY, from the exons ATGGGGCAGGTGGTGATGCAG aTCATCTTCTACGAGGACAGGAACTTCCAGGGCCGCTCCCATGAGTGTAACTCTGAGTGCCCAGACTTGTCCTCATACTTCAGACGCTGTAACTCCATCCGTGTGGAGAGTGGAAACTGGATCCTGTATGAGCACCCCAACTACAGGGGGCACCAGTACTTCCTGCATAGAGGGGAGTACCCCGACTTCCAGCAGTGGCTGGGTTACAATGATTCCATCAGATCCTGCCGTCTGAGTCCTCAA CACGAGGGATCTTTCAGAATCAACATCTATGAGAGAGAGAACTTCCGAGGTCAGATGATAGAGTTCACAGAAGACTGTCCTAATGTCTATGAGAGGTTCCGCTACAATGATATCCACTCTGCCCATGTACATGACGGATACTGGATGTTCTATGAGGAGCCCAACTACCGGGGACGTCAGTTTTATCTGAAGCCTGGAGAGTACCGGAGATACACTGACTGGGGAGCCACCAGCCCCAGAATTGGCTCCTTCAAGCGTGTCCACCATTTCTATTAA